The window GCGGACTACATGCTGCTGTCTGCCAACCGGTACCCCAACGCCCCGCTCATCCTCCTCGCCACCGGTGCCGCCGTCACCGCCTGGGGCTTCCTGGGTTGTCTCGGCGTGGCGGCCAACCTGCCCGGCGTGCTCAGAGCGTACGGGTTCTTCCAGCTTGCTGCGCTGGTAGCCGGCTTGGCAGCCGGACTCTCAGGCCTCTTCTATCGTGAAGACATCGCTGGAGGATTTCGTAGCGGCTTACAGCGAGCGGTGGCCGGCTACACCGAGGACGAAGGCCGTGCCGATGCGTTAGACAGCCTGCAGAGGGCGCTAGAGTGCTGCGGAGCCGAGGGTTGGCGTGACTGGCTGACTTCGGACTGGGCGATCCAGCACATGAGCTTCCTGCCCAACGAGAACGGCACCTCGGTGTCGCTGCCGGACAGCTGCTGCGTGAGACGCAAAGGCTGCAGGAACCGCCCTCTCCTGTCAGACGACGCTGAGGGCGTGGCAGCTGCAGGGATCCATCCTCGCGGCTGCTTCCGCAAAGTCTTCAGTTTGGTCAACGGCAACGTCTTCCATATTGCCGCCACTGTGTTGGGACTGGCCTTCACCCAGATCGGAGGCATCGCTCTGGCATGTCTGCTGGCCAACAAACTGGCACCAAGGCAACATCGCCGTGTGGTGGCACATTAATATGAGTTTACCTTCATCACGGACTGGCCATATGTAGATAATACGGATTGGGAATGAAATATGTGTATGAGTAACAGATATGCAAAGTGTTGGGAGTTATTTTGGACGTTTAGGTTTGGGGGATTAAAAGTCAATATTGGTGTTTCCATTCAACTGTCAAGTTTGCCTGAAGCAAACCTTGAAGTTCTACTTGAATGTGGTATGATCGGCTACGTATGGTTATAATCTACCAGGATACAAAGCATCATTACTCAGAAACTTTGCTTAATGAATTACAGGTAATGGTTATTCCATAAACCTGTAGCATCATTAAATTATCCAAAAGACTTCATTGTTTCTATGTTGAAAAACGTTAAAGAGATCATTACAAGAAAATGGAaattaagtaataaaaaaagacttgagAAAACACCAACTCCTCACACTTTGCAACTCTTCTACACTCGTTTATCTGACTCTGTCTTCTGCACAATTTTACAAAATGCTTCTTTGATTCAATAGGTGAAGGGAAAGGGTTCAGGCTTGGTGGTTACCCGAGATAGCAGagatggttaaggttaggcatTGACCTcaatggttaaggttaggctTTGAACTCTAAGGATAAGGTTAGGCACTGATTAAGGTTCGGCATTGAACTCAATGGTTAAAGTTAGCATTGACCTCAAAGGATAAGGTGAGGCTTTGAACTCAACGGTTAAGGTTACACATTGAACACAGTGGTTAAAGTTGGGCATTGACCTAAGGGGTTGGGTTAGGCATTGACCTCAACAGTTAAGCTTAGGGTTTGAACACAGTGGTTAAAGTTAGGCATTGACCTCAacgggttagggctagggtacGGGGTTAGGCATTGACCTTAATGGTTAAGATTCTGCATTGACCTCAGTTGTTAGAGTTAGGAATTGATTTCAAATGGTTAAGGGTAATTAGCTtaaagcacattgagtctgcgcCTATCATATGTCATCTGTTAtgtaaataaacttgacttgacttgagaatTTTCACAAATCTAGAGTTATCATCAGGCACAACCATGGTGGGTTTCCATTTGGTGGAAAGGAGGTCTGACATCACAGATTGGGCTGGGAACAGGTTGGTCAACAGACTGTAAATCTGGAAACATTTGATTACAGTACAATGGGACTTTGCCTTCTGATGTTGTTTccaaaacattttaatcttGGCATGGATTAATATGCTTCATTATCTAGAATGTAAATATGATTCTATAGGGTTAAACTACTGTTATTTTGGTTGATCCTTGGATTTAGTATATTTCACCACTGAATGCACAGGAATGTTCACCAGCAGTTTTCCACTTGATGATTTAGTCTGGCTGCCTTCAACAGATGTTGTGTTCCATCACACTGAGCTAGAATGGTGCTTCTGAAGAGCTTAATAATCTATTGCTGTCTGTGGTATTTTGTGCTGTTTGTACATCAGAAAGGCtgtaattttgaggtactttggTAAAATAATGACTGCTTTAACATAGTTTCTCCCAGATGTCTTTGTGTTGCTGTAGAGTTTGTATTTTCTAAAGCACAAATGTTAAATCTCTGAATATTGTGAATAACACTTTTGAAGTTTACTTCTCAAATGTTCTCCTACTCTGGCATGATCCAGATGTAGTGCAGCAGCATGAAACTTGATGTTCTTTAACATCAAACCCTTAAATAAACAGCTCAGCTTGTTGGGAAATAACCTTATTTGCTGCCTGGCTGAGTTAGATTGGATGACTCATATCACGATGATGTCTGGAAGCTAAATATTAAACTAATGCTGCAACTGTGACATTGGGACAGTTTCATCAAAGGTAAAAGTCCGAACTCTGTTTCCTCGTGTCGAGTTTGGTATTAAAGGGGTTTTAGGTTTTGCTGCTGAATACAGTATCCCTACAATACTTAGTTTAAATAATGTGCACAAACAGGGTTACTAAATTAACCCTTTCTAATCATTTAATGGACTAGTCTTATtgaaaactgacatttttccGGCTTAATTATAAGTTCAACTGATTCATATCCATTGTGAAGATATTTGTTAATATGTATTGGCCTATTTAGAGACTTATTTGGGTGTTACAGGCCTATTATTGGcctattattgtattttgtggGATAGAGTAGTCCCATTACCAAAAATTCTAAATTATATATTCATGCAGAGAACATCAACAAAATCAGAATGTTATAAGAGACAAGtggtatttttaatttcatcaaACAGAAATCAGCTATTCCTTAGATTAatgtcaatgtgttttttttctcatatgaacCTACTACATGTGTTTTAACTGATATGCACTGAACTAATTACAAATCCATCAACATCATACATCACCTTTCTATTCAGCCTTTTTCTTGCACTTGTAACTGTGATGTATGATAGAGCTAGcctttaatgtgttaatgtatcCTAGCAAGCATGACTGAAACTGTAAACTATATCTGTCAACAATAAACAAGAAAATCTTTGGCTCATTCCAGGATATGATATTGATTCAACACGAGGAACGGGAGGCTCAAGGTCTGCTGCTCtggaatatattaaatatattaaatatattaatagtaACAGCATTACTGCAATGTtaggatgatgtcatgtgtaACCAACACACAGTACATAACTGGTAAATGTCCAATAAACATCATATCAAAaatacaacctggtctcacaggaatccgtggaatagccacgggatatgactgtcattaacttgcattgtagccaaatccgtgtcagtttcacggaaatttgagtgattccgtggctattccacagattcctgtgagaccaggttccaaaaaTATCAAAACTTGTTGGGGGAGGGGTGTTTCTGCTTTAAAGTGGAAATAAGTGATAAGATATTATCCTTCATAGTGACAGGTGGCAGCTTCTGATCTCATATCTGCATGTTAAAGAGCTTTGGAAACAGCGTTGTGCTTTATTTGATGAGGACGATGCTGGCTGAGAGCCAGAGTGGTAAATCCTTGGTGCTGGTGGTCGATCTGGCCGGGAGGTTCTGAATTATTGCCAACTGAGCAACATCTCATTTCTGCCACCTGAGACAATGGTGATTACATCTGCCCTTGGAGGGAGACAACAGATATACAGATATAGAGATATAGAGATATACAGCCCTGACCCAGCTCTGATCAGTTTATGGAGCAGAACATCATGAAGCACAACCTCTGCTCACGTTGGGCAACATGAAGGTAGATTTTCATATTTCATCACAACCTTAAAGCGGACATATATCTCCGTTTAGAGACGGCAGGCTTTGGCTGTGGCCTCTAAACAATCACTACCATTTTCATGACCTAATAATGCTATTGATTAGCCTACATTCTGCTCTAACAAGGCTTGCGGATGTTTTCTGTTTGATTACTGTGTCCTTGTTTAACCTATTTAGCCTGAGGTTGCTGCATCCCCACCAGCAGTTTCATCACAGTGACGAGGAGCAACAACACCTCCAGTCAGGAAACCACAAGGGGcattttaatagttttactCTGAAACTATTCTGGGTTGGGCGCTTTAATGTGCACTATTTATGACTTCTATTCTACCAAAAACAAATGCTCAgtggaaaagacacaaacttgcTACAGAAAGGTGCAAATATATAGTGGCCATTAGATCTCCATAGGCCTGAAACACCCTAAAGATAAAGAACAGTAATAACATACTGAGGCCATTTTTATTGCATAACTGTGCAAGTTCTTTGGACTTTCTTTGCAACAATCTAACTATTATCTTATAAATGATTGTAATGGTGTATCTCGTCTGTTGTATATATTGTTTTGGAAGAAAACATTTAGCTGAGTGTGAACTATGACAGTAATAGTGACAATAACGAGTCTTGAATCTTGAATATTAAGAATCACAAGTAGAAGAGTGAAATCAGATCAGAAGACATCAGATCTCCAGCAGGTACTTTaaaggttgtttgtttgtcGCCTTGCAGAAACACATGATGAAGCATGAAATCAAACGTTTTACACGTCTGCATCATGATGTAATTGTTGCTGCATTACTTGCGAtgcatttattgcaattaaatcacaatGTAGTGGCAGTCATCTAGACACCGAGAAAAGGAAACAATGTTATCAAGCTGTGTGCAACCAGATTATATTAATAATCCAAACATGAAGCCATTTGGTTTTCTGATGTAACTCAGTAATAATGGTTATTTCAGACACAGTTAATGACAAGAACGTATTGCCACATTGTATAAAGTGTCACGTCTCACACCATGAATAAACTGAATGAAAAGCAAGAGTTTAGGGATTCACAGAGGCCAAAACGTGTCCTGCAACATGTGAAGGAAGGCTAGCTCTTAGCTTAGCTGGTTAGCTGATGACTTGAGTCAGTTAGAACATAAAACAATCACATAAAAACCAGGTTTATCAAAAATAATGAATCACTGAAACCCTGAGAGGTCCCTGAGCTGACAGTTATTAATATACAGAAACAGTCTGAGGCTAATTGGTCCAGTAGTTTGAGAgattagacagacagacaaacaaatgtacagaCGGACAGATAGACAACCGTGTTACATGAATATGTTTATACTTATTAATACCTGCATTACAACCTCCAAAACACACTTGATTCATAAAAATCATAGAACTAGTTCTCCAGTTTGCATGTTGACTGATTTAAAACCCTAAAATGTATAATTAGTCCTTAAATATAGGTGCTATAAAACGAGGTAACTGGCATATAAATGACATCAGAacacattaaattacagtttttaagAGAATGGTTTTGTGTAGTTGAACCCTTTTGATTCTAAGCTGCTATAATAAACATGGCTCCAGGCTTTCTTCACAGATGGGTGTGTCTCTGAGCCTCGTTATGCCTCCTGATCCTGATAACACACATCCTCTTATTTGGTTTTTGGTCGGCAGCATTTAAAAGAATTAATAAGAAAACATCCTGTAGTCCTGGACTTGGAACTTTAGCCTACATGTGTTTAAATGTGCCTTTAAGTTTGTTAAGTTTTTATCAGATAAAAAACAGTGGATGGCATGGAAATGATCCAAAAATACATGTGGAGGAATGTAAAGCAGTTAAAACCGTTTTAAAGAATGTTTGATGTCGGAGTGTGAGTGTGGACCTTTATCTACTCTCCGCCTCTTTCAGTCTGGATTCATCTGACTCTTTGGGTCTTTGCTGTTTGCTCAGCAGTCTGCTCGCTGCCCCacattttatttggtaattctcTCTCCACCACTCGCTCGCTGCGTCGCTGCGTAAAAGCCGCGCTGCGCTTGGAAATGTAGTTGATTTTTGCGCACAGCGAGTTCTCCGAAAATGGACTTAAAATCCGAACTGCTCAAGTCCATCTGGTACGCTTTCACATCTCTGGACGTCGAGAAATGCGGGAAAGTTTCCAAATCACAATTAAAGGTAAGCAGGAGTGTGTGAGTCGTTTTAAGATCAGGAAACAGACTTTAACTCTCCTACTGtgtcttttaaatctctttcaggctgaagacaaacacaaagtCTTTATAGTTGCCTTTATATGATGTGAAATACtagctgctgctgtgtgaatCAACGCTGTAATCTGAGACAAACCTACAAGCTCCACACAAGTCCAAATATTTGATAAAGCTTTATTCTAAAACACACATAACCTGGTGAAGTGTTTCAGCTCCAGGATCAAAGTCCAACCTGTCTGTGGCCCAGAAACATTCTTAGTGACATAATAGCAGCAATGTCAGTGTttcacataaaagacacaacagaaaaGTACAGATAGAGATTTTATCTTTCAGTATGTTCCCCTCACTGAGTCTGTCTGTAGCTTTCTGTCCAGTTCCTACACGCctgacacagagcagagaagaatCCAGAGAAATAGCAGAAAGCTGTCCGGACACGCTGGGAACAGCTGgctgtggtggtgtgtgtgtgtgtgtgtgtgtgtctgtggttgtgTGATGAAATATGGAACACACAGAAGAAACACTGACACTCTGTGCTTACAtgcatatatctatatctatatttatatgtgtAGCATGTACGGAGGATCAGATCTGACCAGAAACATCAGATAAATCTAACCAGATCAGCATTAAAACATCAAAATTAGTCAGAAACAGCAGATAaatctaactgtgtgtgtgtgtgtgtgtgtgtgtgtgtgtgtgtgtgtgtgtgtgtccaggtgctGTCCCACAACCTGTACACGGTTCTGAACATCCCTCATGACCCCGTGGCTCTGGAGGAACACTTCCAGGACGATGACGACGGCCCGGTGTCCAACCACGGATACATGCCCTACCTCAACAAATACATCCTGGACAAGGTACGGAGCAGTTATTAACACACAGCACGCTGAGAACCACACAGAGatcataaaataatacatataagtACAACAATAAAGCAATTACATGTTATAAAAGTcagtagaataaaaaaatcagatgGGGGAGATACAGAATgatgtcaaaaaacaacaacaacctaaCTAATTAATGATATTAAAGATTAGAagttatatgtatatgtgtgtgtgtgtgtgtgtgtgtgtgtgtgtgaatatgtttatttattttgtagtttatCTTTTTAATAGATAGAATagaatttttaatattattattattattattattattgttactctTCTTAAATCTTTTATCTACTGGCCTAAAAGTAGCCCAACTGAAATGTAAATACCAGCCGTGTATTCATTTCTAATTGTATCATATAACCTCCACACTggttaccaaaaaaacaaatgccTTATAAAAATACTGAGTAAATGTTGTCAGTTAGTCCTGTAGTAGTGGAGTTTAAAGCCCTCCATATGTAACCTTTTAAATGAATTCTCTTAATAaaatcacacagagacagaataatacCAACTGTCCTCAATGGTTCTACAGCTCTTAATCAGTCTGTTAGTTCAGCTGTTTCATCACATGAAGTTTTAATGGAACTATTTTCTGTGTTCCAGGTGAAGGAGGGGATGTTTGACAAGGAGAAGTTTGACGACCTGTGCTGGATGATGACCAGGAAGAAGAACTTCAAGGGTCTGCCAGAGGGGGCGCTGCTCTCAGAACGAGACTGTTTCAAACTCTTCTGTTTATTCAACCTGCTGTCTGAGGACCGCTACCCGCTGCTGATGATCCCCGAGGAGGTGAAACACGCCGGAGACTAGAACTGGTGGCAGGAGAGTCTGATGTCTGATGGGTTTATTTATTACGCTACGAGTAGAAAATGCAAACATTCTGACATTATGCAGCAAAAGAGAAGCGTCACATTTCTAAAGGCACAAGCCTAACCCGAACCCTCTGGGGGCAACTGTTGCTGCATAAAGACAACTGGATTATAAATTGGAGGCGGGGCCCTGTCCATTCCTATGAAAGTAGCAGAAGTTGTAGTTACATTGTTGGGCCACTATGTTAAATTAGCTTCGATGCTGTTCTAGGAGACAAACTTACCAGATATCCAGAGAACAGAGAACCAAGAGTTCCTCTACCAGTCACTGTTTATAGTCCAGTTAGCAACTTATCCATAATTGTTGCTGGTGTTTCAAGTCCAAACAACAATTCAGCTCAGCTCcataaacagatatctgcagtACAGATATAAacgtttttaaatacatttaattaaaacaattacAGCAAGATTACAGttgaaatgtttatatatattatccacccttttatttttattatttattttttcaatgtttaaaaaatggtattccatacttatttacatattttttagtcTAATGTTAAATGCATGTAGCAAGCATCTCCACCATGTAATGTCTTAAATGTAAAgtcattatattttgtgttgcatcaattaaaagtaaaaataaatataagtcAGTCCAAAGACTGAATTTCAGCCTTATTAATGTCGTTAACTAAAGCTGTGTGGTCAACACGACTCAAACTGCAAACAGATCTTATCAAGACCAAAATATTGTCACGTTGCCTCCAGACTCAGATATCTGTATATTTATAGagattaaataaagataaatagcGTAACGAACCACACGGGAGGCAAGGCAACACGGAGGCTTTCcaggatttttacttttaattccCTAATTGCTAGAAAGACATTATACTCCATAAAGATCCTGAGCCCTGATCCTGAGCCCTGATCCTGAGCCCTGATCCTGAGCCCCGGTCCTGAGCCCCAGTCCTGAGCCCCCCACAGCCAGCTTTACATTTTATCACAGCAAGTGCAAGTAGCTGAGATAATGAGTCTCTTCcttcctccacttcctccaTAATGCTGCTGGTTTCCTGTCGACAGAGACTAAAATAAACTGCTTTTGTGCTCTCAGCACAGCAGCTTTCCTCCGAAAAGGGAAAGAAATGAAACAGAGTGATAAACTGTGTTATTAATACTGTTAATAATGAGTTCTTGTGATCTTTTCTGCAACAgtattctgttattttttccagGTGGAGTACCTCCTGAAGAAGATCTCCACCACCATGAGCCAGGAGTGGGACGGGAAGCCCCTGGAGGACCTGATATCCCAGGATGCATCAGGGCGGGAGGAGGACATGTCGGTGTGGATCTTCCTGGAGCACATGGTGGCCGGCCGGCTGCTGAGGGTCTCCAGCGCTGAGGCCTTCAGTCTGGCTCTGGACGAGGTCTTTCTGGAGATGTACCACAACGTCCTCAAACGGGTCAGAGAGCTTTCTctacttttctctttctgttcgtcgttttcttgcttttctttctttacattctgttttgttttcagggCTACATGTGGAAGAAAGGGCATGTCCGCAGGAACTGGACGGAGCGCTGGTTCGTGCTGAAGCCCTCCTCCATGGCTTACTACGTCAGCGAGGACTTAAAAGACAAGAGAGGAGAGATCCAGCTGGATAAGAGCTGTGTCATAGAGGTGGGAGGACATCATGTAAACACTATGTGTGATTATACAGGACAGAGGAACATGCTGTGCAGATAAAGTCCTTAAATAAAGGCCCTGATCCTTGTCCCATGATCCAACCATCCACCTGAACTAAAGTCTTATTGTTTCTGTTCCAGCCGATAGCAGACCGGGAGCCTAAACTAAAGTATTCTTGTTTCTGTTCCAGCCTATAGCAGACCGGGAGGGGAAACGCTGTCTGTTCTGTGTCAAAACTCACAATAAAACCTTTGAGATGAGCGCGTCTGACCAGAGGCAGAAGGTGGAGTGGACTCAAGGTGAGTTGGTGTGTAAAAGTTATACAGAGTCAGAAATTATTCTGGGACCATCGTGTGTGTGGTCACTGCTTATAGAtgagacatttaaagaaaagtttgacattttggaaagttatatgacaagtttgagggcTCTGATGTCTGTACGATGAATAAAACGCTACCAGAGTCTGCCCATTGCTCCAACAGCCCCATAGTCTGAAGAAATCCCTTAgattattagattagattagattattctttattgatcccacaacggggaaattcagttgtcacagcagcaaaaaggaaataaaaaggtgtgaatataaattacagaaaatatttaaaataaaagaaataaaaagggcaaacacaacaaacaacctGTCAGTCTAAAGGCTCATTatcccaaaaaaaaccccaatgcTCCGACAGCCCAAAAGTCCCACAACTGGAGACTCTGGAGCTGTTTTAGTCCTCCACA of the Centropristis striata isolate RG_2023a ecotype Rhode Island chromosome 22, C.striata_1.0, whole genome shotgun sequence genome contains:
- the LOC131961004 gene encoding tetraspanin-7-like, which translates into the protein MSSALPYDSLSARPSPSRHALDWERQQLAVRRLSSPRSLDLLSPPPLPRRPSAIPGYLLPYQEQEEQLQQQQQRLSLSVCSEASLAPPAPPVVGAAPPCCRPVGVMHLLRLALLAFSCLFWAAGLAIFTLGVWAQISLADYMLLSANRYPNAPLILLATGAAVTAWGFLGCLGVAANLPGVLRAYGFFQLAALVAGLAAGLSGLFYREDIAGGFRSGLQRAVAGYTEDEGRADALDSLQRALECCGAEGWRDWLTSDWAIQHMSFLPNENGTSVSLPDSCCVRRKGCRNRPLLSDDAEGVAAAGIHPRGCFRKVFSLVNGNVFHIAATVLGLAFTQIGGIALACLLANKLAPRQHRRVVAH